The following coding sequences are from one Streptomyces angustmyceticus window:
- a CDS encoding fasciclin domain-containing protein, with amino-acid sequence MSTLRFRRAALAVTATAVLPIALAACSSDMDSKAKASGTSSTASKPSKDSGADSGTAAMATPFGPACASVPKDGKGSFDGMAKDPVATAASNNTALSTLVTAVKKAGLVDTLNSAKNITVFAPTNDAFGKIPKSQLDKVLADKAMLTKILTGHVVGEKISPDKLADGSFDTLAKNKLTTSGSGESYMVDDSAKVVCGNVQTANATVHIIDSVLLPKQ; translated from the coding sequence GTGAGCACCCTGCGTTTCCGTCGTGCCGCCCTCGCCGTCACCGCCACGGCGGTCCTGCCGATCGCGCTGGCCGCCTGCTCCAGCGACATGGACAGCAAGGCCAAGGCGTCCGGCACGTCCTCGACCGCCTCGAAGCCGTCGAAGGACAGCGGTGCCGACAGCGGCACGGCTGCCATGGCCACGCCGTTCGGCCCGGCCTGTGCGTCGGTGCCCAAGGACGGCAAGGGCAGCTTCGACGGCATGGCAAAGGACCCGGTCGCCACCGCCGCCTCGAACAACACGGCCCTGTCCACCCTGGTGACCGCGGTGAAGAAGGCGGGTCTGGTCGACACGCTCAACAGCGCCAAGAACATCACGGTGTTCGCACCGACCAACGATGCCTTCGGCAAGATTCCCAAGTCCCAGCTCGACAAGGTCCTCGCCGACAAGGCGATGCTGACCAAGATCCTCACGGGCCATGTCGTCGGCGAGAAGATCTCGCCGGACAAGCTCGCCGACGGCTCCTTCGACACCCTGGCGAAGAACAAGCTGACCACGTCCGGCTCCGGCGAGTCGTACATGGTCGACGACTCCGCGAAGGTCGTCTGCGGCAATGTGCAGACCGCCAACGCCACCGTCCACATCATCGACTCCGTCCTGCTCCCCAAGCAGTAG
- a CDS encoding UBP-type zinc finger domain-containing protein produces MAISDGTAGGLICQHLDQVTVVNPDSPDSCPECVALGDQWVHLRECQNCGHIGCCDSSKNKHATAHYKATGHPLIRSYEPGEAWWWCYEDQVTFEVEGVGPERPT; encoded by the coding sequence ATGGCTATCAGCGACGGAACGGCGGGCGGCCTGATCTGCCAGCACCTCGATCAGGTGACGGTGGTCAACCCGGACAGCCCTGACAGCTGTCCCGAGTGTGTCGCGCTGGGTGACCAGTGGGTGCACCTGCGTGAGTGCCAGAACTGCGGGCACATCGGCTGCTGCGACTCCTCCAAGAACAAGCACGCCACGGCCCACTACAAAGCCACCGGCCACCCGCTCATCCGCTCCTACGAGCCCGGTGAGGCCTGGTGGTGGTGCTACGAGGACCAGGTGACCTTCGAGGTCGAGGGCGTGGGCCCCGAACGGCCGACGTGA
- a CDS encoding cytochrome P450 produces the protein MSRTVPVPQGLPMERDAGPFDPPRDLTRLREARPVSPLLFPDGHEGWLVTGYEAVRRLMADTRFSSRQDIGVLHVPYETPGMPVATEPSPQVPGLFIAMDPPDHTRLRRRLTGAFTVKRMKMLEEHIHDIVERQLDAMARLAPPVDLVKEFALPVPSLVICEMLGVPYEDRETFQVNSAKFLVKDQPLDEKMAAYGALTTYLAELVTRKRATPGEDILSDLARQDDLTVEELTGIAFLLLLAGHETTANMLALGTFALLEHPGQLAELRAHPELLPGAVEELMRYLSVADIFYRYATEDIELGGETIGKGSTVVVSLLAANRDPLRFDNPDTLDVRRTARGHLSFGHGVHQCLGQQLARIEMRAGFDGLLRRFPTLELALPADEVRLRTDMNIYGVHELPVTWTEAAR, from the coding sequence ATGAGCCGAACGGTTCCCGTCCCGCAGGGCCTCCCCATGGAGCGCGACGCGGGCCCCTTCGACCCGCCCCGCGACCTCACCCGGCTGCGCGAGGCCCGGCCGGTCAGTCCCCTGCTCTTCCCCGACGGCCACGAGGGCTGGCTCGTCACCGGCTACGAGGCGGTCCGCCGGCTCATGGCCGACACCCGCTTCAGCTCCCGCCAGGACATCGGCGTGCTGCACGTGCCGTACGAGACCCCCGGCATGCCCGTCGCGACCGAACCCTCCCCGCAGGTGCCGGGCCTGTTCATCGCCATGGACCCGCCGGACCACACCCGGCTGCGGCGCCGGCTCACCGGCGCCTTCACCGTCAAGCGCATGAAGATGCTCGAAGAGCACATCCACGACATCGTCGAACGGCAACTCGACGCGATGGCGCGCCTCGCCCCGCCGGTCGACCTGGTCAAGGAGTTCGCGCTGCCGGTGCCCTCGCTGGTCATCTGCGAGATGCTCGGCGTCCCCTACGAGGACCGGGAAACCTTCCAGGTCAACTCCGCCAAGTTCCTGGTCAAGGACCAGCCGCTCGACGAGAAGATGGCCGCGTACGGCGCGCTCACCACCTACCTCGCCGAACTGGTCACCCGCAAACGCGCCACCCCCGGCGAGGACATCCTGTCCGACCTGGCCCGCCAGGACGACCTGACCGTCGAGGAGCTCACCGGCATCGCCTTCCTGCTGCTGCTCGCGGGCCACGAGACCACCGCCAACATGCTGGCGCTGGGCACCTTCGCGCTCCTGGAGCACCCCGGCCAGCTGGCCGAACTCCGCGCCCACCCGGAGCTGCTGCCCGGCGCCGTGGAGGAGCTGATGCGCTACCTGTCCGTGGCCGACATCTTCTACCGCTACGCCACGGAGGACATCGAGCTCGGCGGGGAGACGATCGGCAAGGGATCGACCGTCGTCGTCTCGCTGCTGGCCGCCAACCGCGACCCCCTGCGCTTCGACAACCCCGACACCCTGGACGTCCGCCGCACGGCCCGCGGCCACCTGTCCTTCGGCCACGGTGTCCACCAGTGCCTCGGCCAGCAACTGGCCCGAATCGAGATGCGCGCCGGCTTCGACGGACTGCTGCGCCGCTTCCCGACCCTCGAACTCGCCCTCCCCGCCGACGAGGTGAGGCTCAGGACCGACATGAACATCTACGGCGTCCACGAGCTGCCGGTCACCTGGACGGAGGCGGCCCGGTAG
- a CDS encoding zinc ribbon domain-containing protein, giving the protein MTQATECPECAGATVTGAAFCPHCGAAVEASASSATIPAPAGHSPTAPSGATEATESTEATEALPTVTADHRMAVPRWGDGRDVTRYICAAAYLDRAYAKSLIKQVAAEPHLGVAAAPACDVPVALRHAYLANARRHGRDLVLTVLLLLFLVFFFWVGDAILTLLVLIASWATLFAFELSTKYGRHLQSLRPDRFDPAAAPPPLNEDIATRLRQIGSYAAGNVTTYSGYSPFIGYGSELDSWSLTFDVTTSGRAGVTPRDFEVTELYAHIAQRLGTLVLPCLEIEERLFVDGGSLLNDTRMLPDPLGRPVARIPLDLLDELKRTPEEGARPYLAVHSTGWGGELVTSLFLRFVRSESSLFVEAVPTVLFPLLDRYRVIDTLMPRPPVREIAKLLSETFVSTAFVLLASPARAVAGFAPDYGISRRLRRQAKLITRLRRFDYGALLSVRREAASADHHRYFQKADSGMVLKTVEKRVLDALVEFAEAHDIDAGGLIQRQEMIINNGIIAADGARVEGNSVASGDRSRISVRMLNKIPLLNLD; this is encoded by the coding sequence ATGACGCAAGCGACTGAGTGCCCGGAGTGCGCCGGCGCAACCGTGACGGGGGCCGCGTTCTGCCCCCATTGCGGCGCGGCCGTGGAGGCGAGTGCATCGTCCGCGACGATTCCCGCGCCCGCCGGCCACTCACCGACCGCGCCGTCCGGGGCCACCGAGGCAACAGAGTCCACCGAGGCCACCGAGGCCCTCCCCACCGTCACCGCCGACCACCGCATGGCCGTGCCGCGGTGGGGTGACGGGCGGGACGTGACCCGGTACATCTGCGCGGCCGCCTATCTGGACCGCGCCTACGCCAAGTCGCTCATCAAACAGGTCGCCGCCGAACCCCACTTGGGAGTGGCGGCCGCCCCGGCGTGCGACGTCCCCGTGGCGCTCCGGCACGCCTACCTCGCCAACGCCCGCCGCCACGGCCGGGATCTCGTCCTCACCGTCCTCCTCCTGCTGTTCCTCGTCTTCTTCTTCTGGGTCGGCGACGCCATCCTCACCCTGCTGGTGCTGATCGCCTCCTGGGCGACGCTGTTCGCCTTCGAGCTCTCCACGAAGTACGGCCGCCACCTGCAAAGCCTCCGCCCGGACCGGTTCGACCCCGCGGCCGCGCCGCCGCCGCTCAACGAGGACATCGCCACGCGGCTCCGCCAGATCGGCTCGTACGCCGCGGGGAACGTCACCACCTACAGCGGCTATTCACCCTTCATCGGCTACGGATCCGAACTCGACTCGTGGTCCCTGACCTTCGACGTCACGACGTCCGGCCGGGCGGGTGTCACCCCGCGCGACTTCGAGGTGACGGAGCTCTACGCCCACATCGCCCAACGGCTCGGCACCCTGGTCCTGCCCTGTCTGGAGATCGAGGAGCGGCTCTTCGTCGACGGGGGAAGCCTCCTCAACGACACCCGTATGCTGCCCGATCCGCTCGGCCGGCCGGTCGCCCGGATCCCCCTCGACCTGCTCGACGAGCTGAAGCGGACACCCGAGGAAGGGGCCCGCCCCTACCTGGCCGTCCACTCCACGGGCTGGGGCGGCGAGTTGGTCACCTCGCTGTTCCTGCGCTTCGTCCGTTCGGAGTCCAGCCTCTTCGTGGAAGCCGTTCCGACGGTGCTGTTCCCGCTGCTCGACCGCTACCGGGTCATCGACACCCTCATGCCCCGCCCGCCCGTGCGCGAGATCGCCAAGCTCCTCTCGGAGACGTTCGTCAGCACCGCGTTCGTGCTGCTGGCCTCGCCCGCGCGGGCGGTCGCGGGATTCGCCCCCGACTACGGGATCTCGCGGCGGCTGCGGCGCCAGGCAAAGCTGATCACGAGGCTGCGCAGGTTCGACTACGGGGCGCTCCTGAGCGTGCGCCGGGAGGCGGCGTCCGCGGACCACCACCGCTACTTCCAGAAGGCCGACAGCGGCATGGTCCTGAAGACGGTCGAAAAGCGGGTCCTGGACGCGCTCGTCGAATTCGCCGAGGCACATGACATCGACGCGGGCGGACTGATCCAGCGTCAGGAAATGATCATCAACAACGGCATCATCGCGGCCGACGGGGCGCGCGTGGAAGGCAATTCGGTCGCCTCCGGCGACAGGTCGCGGATCTCCGTACGCATGCTCAACAAGATCCCGCTGCTGAATCTGGACTGA
- a CDS encoding FUSC family protein — translation MREVTDPLLDLVRWHSEPVVAQTLRSTVAAVISYVVALLLSSEPAPLTAPLTALLVVQVTLYTTLTTSVRRVNAVVVGVVIAIGFSSLVGLTWWSLGLIILASLVIGRFVRAGEFVPEVAISAMLVLGVTTTRVAATAWDRVLETLIGAVVGLLFNMLFVPPLWVQPASAAIEGLAARMRRLLLSLGDEVTGHTPVAEAAARLHEARQLDHDIVQVDAALRQAEDSLRLNPRVKEGLLSRVVLRTGLDTLEISAVVLRTVCRTLTDLAKARIDEPLFPPALGTALRELFRHMARAVESFAVLITTQVSANAEEAEERLGEELAASRASRETVAHLLLDGVQEHPRQWQLHGALLAEIDRILDELDVTKRSERLVEELNRQAREQREKYPLVDKLRGRLRLGRPGRRTTDAAR, via the coding sequence GTGCGCGAAGTTACCGATCCCCTGCTGGATCTCGTTCGATGGCACAGCGAGCCCGTCGTCGCCCAGACGCTCCGCTCGACCGTGGCCGCCGTGATCTCCTACGTCGTCGCCCTGCTGCTGAGCAGCGAACCGGCGCCGCTGACGGCACCCCTGACCGCCCTGCTCGTCGTCCAGGTCACCCTGTACACCACCCTCACCACGAGCGTGCGCAGGGTCAACGCCGTCGTGGTGGGCGTGGTCATCGCCATCGGATTCAGCTCCCTGGTGGGCCTGACCTGGTGGAGCCTGGGGCTGATCATTCTCGCGTCGCTGGTCATCGGGCGTTTCGTCCGGGCGGGCGAGTTCGTGCCCGAGGTGGCGATCAGCGCGATGCTGGTGCTCGGGGTGACCACGACGCGGGTGGCCGCGACCGCCTGGGACCGGGTGCTGGAGACGCTGATCGGGGCGGTCGTCGGACTGCTCTTCAACATGCTGTTCGTACCGCCCCTGTGGGTGCAGCCCGCCAGTGCGGCCATCGAGGGCCTGGCCGCCCGGATGCGACGGCTGCTGCTGAGCCTCGGCGACGAGGTGACGGGCCATACGCCCGTGGCGGAAGCGGCCGCCCGGCTGCACGAGGCGCGGCAGCTGGACCACGACATCGTGCAGGTGGACGCGGCACTCCGGCAGGCGGAGGACAGCCTCCGGCTCAACCCCCGGGTCAAGGAGGGCCTGCTGTCCCGCGTCGTCCTGCGCACCGGGCTGGACACCCTGGAGATCTCCGCGGTGGTGCTCCGTACGGTGTGCCGCACCCTGACCGACCTGGCCAAGGCGCGGATCGACGAGCCGCTCTTCCCACCGGCCCTCGGCACCGCCCTGCGGGAGCTGTTCCGGCACATGGCCCGCGCGGTCGAGAGCTTCGCGGTCCTCATCACCACCCAGGTCAGCGCCAACGCGGAGGAGGCCGAGGAACGGCTCGGCGAGGAACTCGCCGCCAGCCGCGCAAGCCGCGAGACCGTCGCGCACCTGCTGCTCGACGGGGTACAGGAACATCCGCGGCAGTGGCAGCTGCACGGTGCGCTGCTCGCCGAGATCGATCGCATCCTGGACGAGCTGGACGTGACGAAGCGGTCCGAGCGGCTCGTGGAGGAGCTCAACCGCCAGGCCCGCGAGCAGCGGGAGAAGTACCCGTTGGTGGACAAGCTGCGCGGCCGGCTGCGCCTGGGCCGACCGGGACGCCGCACCACGGATGCGGCGCGATAG
- a CDS encoding HAD family hydrolase: MTADSIFSWTPAAVVFDCDGTLMDTERHWQDARDMVLQSYGFTPSAAFAEKAKGLHYTECGRLMADVAGRPDLTEGMTESLLECFRDLVAADPTTMPGAPELVHSAVQFAPLAVASNCPLEVVESCLGMAGLRECFSHIVVPDATTRPKPHPDVYLTAAELCGVEPADTLAVEDSHCGIQAAAGAGMRVLGVGPRPSDEETALADWWVPSLEEPAVQGWAGARIPAQSAGPARPEGRTP, translated from the coding sequence ATGACCGCAGACAGCATCTTTTCCTGGACCCCGGCCGCCGTCGTCTTCGACTGCGACGGGACGCTGATGGACACCGAACGCCACTGGCAGGACGCCCGTGACATGGTGCTGCAGAGCTATGGATTCACCCCCTCGGCCGCATTCGCCGAAAAGGCCAAAGGGCTGCACTACACCGAATGCGGCCGCCTGATGGCCGATGTCGCCGGCCGCCCGGATCTCACCGAGGGCATGACGGAATCGCTGCTCGAGTGCTTCCGCGATCTCGTCGCCGCGGACCCCACCACCATGCCCGGAGCGCCGGAACTGGTGCATTCGGCCGTGCAGTTCGCCCCGCTGGCGGTGGCCAGCAACTGCCCGCTGGAAGTCGTCGAGTCCTGCCTCGGCATGGCCGGGCTCCGCGAGTGCTTCAGCCACATCGTGGTGCCCGACGCCACGACGAGACCCAAGCCCCACCCGGACGTCTACCTCACCGCCGCCGAGCTGTGCGGCGTCGAACCCGCCGACACGCTGGCCGTCGAGGACTCCCACTGCGGCATCCAGGCCGCCGCGGGCGCGGGCATGCGCGTCCTGGGCGTAGGTCCCCGGCCGAGCGACGAGGAGACGGCGTTGGCCGACTGGTGGGTCCCCTCGCTGGAGGAGCCGGCGGTGCAGGGGTGGGCCGGCGCCCGCATCCCCGCACAGAGCGCCGGCCCGGCGCGGCCGGAGGGCAGGACGCCGTGA
- a CDS encoding ScbA/BarX family gamma-butyrolactone biosynthesis protein, with translation MSTSTVGAAGKSEPLSWSRTVERELVHRTSVAEVLLTDVRPTGTAHVFRAAASWPRAHATFPRDGSQRHSPLILVETLRQLGLYVPLRHYAVPAAWHAVITDLYFRLSPADEPPSGAGATEVTCRARVSAVRRRPDGTVAGLRLNATFAARGRIFGSGGGGVRFLDGARFSALRAGSAGGSSSARASGEGRRPSPARLTVNHPHDVVLALDGDGLLVSPADPRHPFFFDHPTDHVPGMVLLEAARQAASYRSRGTLSRPCSGWLRASRFTELAPPADVLCTRHRSTCAFRILQDGAETAYGTLGYT, from the coding sequence ATGAGTACGTCAACGGTGGGCGCCGCTGGAAAGAGTGAGCCGCTCAGCTGGTCGCGTACGGTCGAGCGGGAGCTGGTGCACCGGACCTCGGTGGCGGAGGTCCTCCTCACCGACGTACGGCCGACCGGGACCGCGCACGTCTTCCGCGCGGCGGCGTCCTGGCCGCGCGCGCATGCGACCTTCCCGCGCGACGGTTCCCAGCGGCACAGTCCGCTGATCCTGGTGGAGACGCTGCGTCAGCTCGGTCTCTATGTTCCGCTGCGTCACTACGCCGTCCCGGCGGCGTGGCACGCGGTCATCACCGACCTGTACTTCCGGCTCAGCCCGGCCGACGAGCCGCCCTCTGGCGCCGGAGCGACCGAGGTCACCTGCCGCGCCCGGGTGAGCGCCGTCCGGCGGCGGCCGGACGGGACCGTCGCCGGCCTGCGGCTGAACGCCACCTTCGCCGCCCGCGGACGGATCTTCGGCTCGGGCGGCGGGGGCGTGCGCTTTCTGGACGGCGCGCGTTTCAGCGCGCTGCGCGCCGGCAGCGCGGGCGGGTCCTCCTCGGCCCGCGCGTCGGGGGAGGGGAGGCGCCCGTCGCCCGCCCGGCTGACCGTGAACCACCCGCACGACGTGGTCCTCGCGCTCGACGGGGACGGGTTGTTGGTGTCGCCGGCCGACCCGCGGCACCCGTTCTTCTTCGACCACCCCACCGATCACGTACCCGGCATGGTGCTGCTGGAGGCCGCCCGCCAGGCCGCCTCCTACCGCAGCCGGGGCACGCTGAGCCGCCCCTGTTCCGGCTGGCTGAGGGCCTCGCGGTTCACCGAACTGGCCCCACCCGCAGATGTGCTGTGCACCCGGCACCGCTCGACATGCGCCTTCCGCATCCTCCAGGACGGCGCCGAAACGGCGTACGGAACTCTCGGTTATACGTAG
- a CDS encoding SAM-dependent methyltransferase yields the protein MNREQISRLAHAHHPVKAPLDDDSVRRLLEHGLPHGNERVLDLGCGGGEWLLRALDLHPHLHAEGIDLSADDLAQAGRTATGRGVQERLVLHHQDAGTFSSPHPFDLVLSVGATHAFGGLLPTLAAVREHLAPGGRVLIGEGFWDREPSPEAVEMLGDFDDLATTVDRIVADGWTPVYGHVSTRGELDAYEWSCWGSLASWALDHPDDPDSAHVLETAGTRRTEWLRVYRDTWGFVCLVLRRTSP from the coding sequence GTGAATCGTGAACAGATCTCCCGGCTCGCCCATGCCCACCACCCGGTGAAGGCCCCGCTCGACGACGACTCGGTGCGCCGCCTGCTGGAGCACGGCCTCCCGCACGGCAACGAGCGGGTCCTCGACCTCGGTTGCGGGGGCGGCGAATGGCTGCTGCGCGCCCTGGACCTGCACCCGCACCTGCACGCCGAAGGCATCGACCTCTCCGCGGACGACCTGGCTCAGGCCGGGCGGACCGCGACCGGCCGGGGCGTCCAGGAACGCCTGGTGCTCCACCACCAGGACGCCGGCACCTTCTCCTCGCCGCACCCCTTCGACCTGGTGCTCAGCGTCGGCGCCACACACGCCTTCGGCGGCCTGCTGCCCACCCTGGCCGCGGTGCGCGAACACCTGGCACCCGGGGGACGCGTGCTGATCGGCGAGGGCTTCTGGGACCGCGAACCCTCACCGGAAGCCGTCGAGATGCTCGGGGACTTCGACGACCTGGCCACGACGGTGGACCGGATCGTCGCCGACGGCTGGACTCCGGTGTACGGCCATGTCAGCACCCGCGGCGAGCTGGACGCCTACGAGTGGTCCTGCTGGGGCTCGTTGGCCTCATGGGCCCTGGACCACCCCGACGACCCGGACAGCGCGCATGTGCTCGAAACGGCCGGCACCCGACGCACCGAATGGCTCCGTGTCTACCGGGACACCTGGGGCTTCGTCTGCCTGGTCCTGCGCCGCACGTCCCCCTGA
- a CDS encoding chitinase — protein MTNNAVVPSRRTGHTARPAATAAGTAVMAGALLLTGCSSADEEKPKRPAPAVSSPRPSSPAPTSPAKESTAFAPYVDTSLRPSYDLLKGAEETGVKEYNLAFVSPGGGCVPKWGGRQALGDNPVARQAKALRAKGGDVRISFGGQSGNELARVCGSVDKLVRAYSEVIDTYGLTRADFDIEGPALTDTKANNLRAQAIARLQQRGKLDVSFTLPVLPSGLNRHSVAVLENAAKHGARISAVNIMAMDYGTYYDGDMGQYAISAATATQKQVKSALGIRDDARAWKAVGVTPMIGVNDVKGEVFTPDDAAELKRFAGKKGLGRLSMWSLTRDKACPGGANLKAAATCSSLGKPANEFTRAFTG, from the coding sequence ATGACGAACAACGCAGTAGTGCCTTCCCGCCGGACGGGCCACACGGCGCGGCCGGCCGCCACCGCGGCAGGGACGGCAGTGATGGCGGGGGCGTTGTTGCTCACGGGCTGTTCGAGCGCCGACGAGGAGAAGCCCAAGCGCCCGGCCCCCGCGGTGTCCTCACCGCGGCCGAGCAGCCCCGCGCCCACGTCGCCCGCCAAGGAGTCCACCGCCTTCGCGCCGTACGTGGACACCTCCCTCAGGCCCTCCTACGACCTCCTCAAGGGCGCCGAGGAAACCGGCGTGAAGGAGTACAACCTCGCCTTCGTCTCCCCGGGAGGCGGCTGCGTACCCAAGTGGGGCGGCAGGCAGGCGCTCGGCGACAACCCGGTGGCGCGGCAGGCGAAGGCGCTGCGCGCCAAGGGCGGCGACGTACGGATCTCGTTCGGCGGGCAGAGCGGCAACGAACTGGCCAGGGTCTGCGGCTCGGTGGACAAGCTGGTGCGCGCCTACAGCGAGGTCATCGACACCTACGGCCTGACGAGGGCCGACTTCGACATCGAGGGCCCCGCCCTGACGGACACCAAGGCCAACAACCTCCGCGCCCAGGCGATCGCCAGGCTCCAGCAGCGCGGGAAACTGGACGTGTCCTTCACCCTCCCGGTGCTCCCCTCCGGCCTGAACCGGCACTCCGTCGCGGTACTGGAGAACGCCGCGAAGCACGGCGCCCGGATATCCGCCGTGAACATCATGGCCATGGACTACGGCACCTACTACGACGGCGACATGGGCCAGTACGCCATCTCGGCCGCCACCGCCACCCAGAAGCAGGTCAAGTCGGCGCTCGGCATCCGCGACGACGCCCGCGCCTGGAAGGCCGTCGGGGTCACGCCGATGATCGGGGTGAACGACGTCAAGGGCGAGGTCTTCACGCCCGACGACGCCGCCGAGCTCAAGCGGTTCGCCGGGAAGAAGGGCCTCGGCCGGCTGTCGATGTGGTCGCTCACCCGGGACAAGGCCTGCCCCGGAGGCGCGAACCTCAAGGCGGCAGCGACCTGTTCGAGCCTCGGCAAGCCGGCGAACGAGTTCACCCGCGCGTTCACGGGCTGA
- a CDS encoding peroxiredoxin, producing MASAPHIGTLVPDFTLPGGVLTGDRFERRDYALSLQRGRPLVLAFYPGDDTSVCTKQLCSYSSGLEQFQDQDAEVWGISPQDVDSHERFARKYDLRMPLLADTDRRVARAFGVAAPGIGLRRAVFLIGSDGTLRWKHVALLGATFQSLDTLARQLADTATA from the coding sequence ATGGCTTCCGCACCCCACATCGGCACGCTGGTACCCGACTTCACTCTGCCCGGCGGTGTGCTGACCGGCGACCGCTTCGAGCGACGTGACTACGCCCTCTCCCTCCAGCGGGGCCGCCCCCTCGTCCTCGCCTTCTACCCGGGCGACGACACCAGCGTGTGCACCAAGCAGCTGTGTTCCTACTCCAGTGGCCTCGAACAGTTCCAGGACCAGGACGCGGAAGTCTGGGGCATCAGCCCGCAGGACGTCGACAGCCACGAGCGGTTCGCGCGGAAGTACGACCTGCGGATGCCCTTGCTCGCCGACACCGACCGCCGCGTCGCCCGCGCCTTCGGCGTCGCCGCCCCCGGCATCGGGCTGCGCAGGGCGGTGTTCCTCATCGGGTCGGACGGGACCCTGCGCTGGAAGCACGTGGCCCTGCTGGGTGCCACGTTCCAGTCCCTCGACACGCTCGCCCGGCAGCTCGCGGACACGGCGACCGCCTGA
- a CDS encoding molybdopterin-dependent oxidoreductase, with amino-acid sequence MSARRKTFLPVAAAALSGLAAGYAALAVAELAAVAVRPEASPVTAVGGAAIDRTPSAVKDWAIRNFGTNDKLMLQLGILTVLAVLAATLGAAALRFRGAASAGVLLFGVVGALAATGRPDSTSPLDAVPSVAGALVAAVVLFALVGRLTGPDAAPPAPSAPSAPPAPRSTVSGWGLDRRGFVVGVAGMAAVSTGAGFLGRRLNAAGAQNAAASRATVELPPPASAAPALPRGVDLRLPGLSPFTTPTADFYRVDTALTVPRVDIGSWKLRIHGQGVSRPLTLGFPELLRRPLVERDITLTCVSNEVGGSYVGTARWLGVRLADLLEEAGVRPPSKGGPADQLVARSVDGMTLGTPVETVMDGRDALLAVGMNGEPLPFAHGFPVRMLVPGLFGYVSACKWIRDIELTTFDAYDPYWVRRDWAAEAPVKTESRIDTPKPFANVRAGTVVVAGVAWAQHKGIDRVEVRVDGGAWRRAELAAEGPVDTWRQWSWEWPATPGTRTLEVRATDRTGYTQTDKRARPVPDGASGWHSVVVTVA; translated from the coding sequence ATGAGTGCGCGACGGAAGACCTTTCTCCCCGTGGCCGCGGCTGCGCTGAGCGGCCTGGCTGCCGGGTATGCGGCGCTTGCCGTCGCGGAGTTGGCCGCGGTGGCGGTGCGGCCCGAGGCCAGTCCCGTTACGGCGGTGGGCGGGGCGGCCATCGACCGTACGCCGTCGGCGGTCAAGGACTGGGCGATCCGGAACTTCGGGACCAACGACAAGCTGATGCTGCAACTGGGCATCCTCACGGTGCTCGCCGTCCTGGCCGCGACCCTCGGTGCCGCGGCGCTCCGCTTCCGCGGGGCGGCCTCCGCCGGTGTGCTGCTCTTCGGCGTCGTGGGCGCACTGGCCGCGACCGGGCGGCCGGACTCCACCAGCCCACTGGACGCCGTGCCGTCCGTGGCGGGGGCCCTCGTGGCCGCGGTGGTGCTCTTCGCGCTCGTCGGCCGACTGACCGGCCCGGACGCGGCACCCCCGGCACCCTCGGCACCCTCGGCACCCCCGGCACCCCGGTCAACGGTGTCGGGCTGGGGCCTGGACCGCAGAGGATTCGTCGTCGGTGTGGCCGGAATGGCAGCCGTCTCCACCGGTGCGGGGTTCCTGGGGCGTCGGCTGAACGCCGCCGGAGCGCAGAACGCAGCGGCCTCGCGGGCCACGGTCGAGCTTCCCCCGCCCGCCTCCGCCGCGCCCGCCCTGCCGCGCGGTGTGGATCTCAGACTGCCGGGGCTGAGTCCGTTCACCACGCCCACGGCCGACTTCTACCGGGTCGACACGGCGCTCACCGTGCCCCGTGTGGACATCGGCAGCTGGAAACTGCGCATCCACGGCCAGGGCGTCAGCAGGCCGCTGACCCTCGGCTTCCCCGAACTGCTCCGCAGGCCGCTGGTGGAACGGGACATCACCCTGACGTGTGTGTCCAACGAGGTCGGCGGGTCCTACGTCGGGACCGCCCGCTGGCTCGGCGTACGGCTCGCCGACCTGCTCGAAGAAGCCGGTGTGCGGCCGCCGTCGAAGGGCGGCCCTGCCGATCAGCTCGTGGCCCGGTCCGTGGACGGTATGACCCTCGGCACGCCCGTCGAGACGGTGATGGACGGGCGCGACGCCCTGCTCGCCGTCGGCATGAACGGTGAACCGCTGCCCTTCGCGCACGGCTTCCCGGTACGGATGCTCGTCCCCGGCCTCTTCGGCTACGTCTCGGCCTGTAAGTGGATCCGGGACATCGAGCTGACGACGTTCGACGCGTACGACCCGTACTGGGTCAGGCGCGACTGGGCCGCCGAGGCTCCGGTCAAGACGGAGTCCCGCATCGACACCCCCAAGCCGTTCGCGAACGTCAGGGCCGGGACCGTTGTCGTGGCCGGCGTGGCGTGGGCCCAGCACAAGGGGATCGACCGCGTCGAGGTCCGCGTCGACGGCGGGGCGTGGCGGCGGGCCGAACTGGCCGCCGAGGGGCCGGTCGACACCTGGCGGCAGTGGTCGTGGGAATGGCCGGCCACACCGGGCACCCGCACCCTCGAAGTGCGGGCCACCGACCGCACCGGCTACACCCAGACCGACAAGCGCGCCCGCCCCGTCCCCGACGGCGCCTCCGGGTGGCACTCGGTCGTGGTCACCGTGGCCTGA